The following coding sequences are from one Epilithonimonas vandammei window:
- a CDS encoding heavy-metal-associated domain-containing protein: MENKQFQFKTNINCGGCIASVKPHLDKAEGICHWEVDTANKDKVLTVKSEGITEQEVISTVQKAGFKIEPLDA, from the coding sequence ATGGAAAATAAACAATTTCAATTCAAGACGAACATCAATTGCGGAGGTTGTATCGCATCTGTAAAACCGCACTTGGACAAGGCAGAGGGTATCTGCCATTGGGAAGTGGACACTGCCAACAAGGACAAGGTACTTACAGTGAAGTCCGAGGGCATTACCGAGCAGGAAGTAATATCGACCGTGCAAAAGGCAGGCTTCAAAATTGAACCTTTGGACGCCTAA
- a CDS encoding DUF305 domain-containing protein translates to MENMQNSHHAGHSSEHGTHNTKHASAMYKRFAVMAVAMFAVMYFIMYSMIDGWQNLIPNINNLYMTLLMTSAMLLIELAIMKVMYPNRKMNWAIAIISVAVGIFSWFGIREQINVGDKQFAKGMIPHHAAAILMSEKAHLTDPELIELQKNILKTQAEEIELMKRKLKEFEESK, encoded by the coding sequence ATGGAAAATATGCAAAACAGTCACCATGCGGGTCATTCCTCGGAGCATGGCACGCACAATACAAAACATGCTTCGGCCATGTACAAACGCTTTGCGGTGATGGCTGTCGCAATGTTCGCAGTGATGTATTTTATCATGTACTCCATGATTGACGGGTGGCAGAACCTGATACCCAATATCAACAATTTGTACATGACCCTGCTGATGACCTCGGCAATGCTGCTTATCGAATTAGCGATAATGAAAGTAATGTACCCCAACAGGAAGATGAATTGGGCGATAGCCATCATCTCGGTTGCTGTTGGCATCTTTTCATGGTTTGGTATCAGGGAACAAATCAATGTCGGGGACAAGCAGTTTGCAAAGGGTATGATACCCCATCACGCTGCAGCCATATTGATGTCCGAAAAGGCACACCTGACCGACCCGGAACTGATAGAGCTGCAAAAAAATATACTTAAAACCCAAGCGGAAGAAATTGAACTAATGAAGCGCAAGCTAAAAGAGTTTGAAGAAAGTAAATAA
- a CDS encoding phosphoribosylpyrophosphate synthetase translates to MPDCLYCASRSLKLKPEDFTVTETHRFESLDSSPDNNAVIYAISSNDGKNKGVLVDAYGAYAEEMTHEMAKKLSAT, encoded by the coding sequence TTGCCGGACTGCCTGTACTGTGCGTCAAGGAGCCTGAAACTAAAACCGGAGGATTTTACGGTTACGGAAACCCATAGGTTTGAAAGCCTCGACAGCAGTCCTGATAACAATGCCGTGATTTATGCCATATCGTCCAATGATGGTAAGAATAAAGGCGTACTTGTGGATGCCTATGGTGCTTATGCCGAAGAAATGACCCATGAGATGGCAAAAAAATTAAGTGCAACATAA
- a CDS encoding heme-binding domain-containing protein, producing MKYLKKIILGLAAILIGIQFYQPSRNQSDEVPATHIERMFAVPQNVKAILVQSCYDCHSNNTRYPWYSRIQPGAWYMAEHIKKGKEELNFSEFGEYSARRQRNKFRAMAGQVKDGEMPLSSYTLIHRNAVLSPEDKQVLIAWFSTMEDSIK from the coding sequence ATGAAATATTTAAAGAAAATCATATTAGGATTGGCTGCTATCCTAATTGGCATACAGTTTTATCAGCCATCACGTAACCAGTCGGACGAAGTGCCAGCCACTCATATCGAAAGAATGTTCGCTGTACCCCAAAACGTAAAGGCTATCCTTGTTCAATCCTGTTACGACTGTCATAGCAACAACACCCGCTATCCGTGGTACAGCCGTATCCAACCCGGAGCATGGTATATGGCAGAGCATATAAAAAAGGGGAAAGAGGAACTCAACTTTAGCGAATTTGGCGAATATTCTGCCCGCAGGCAGCGTAACAAGTTCAGGGCTATGGCGGGGCAGGTCAAGGACGGGGAAATGCCTTTGTCGTCATACACACTCATCCATCGCAATGCAGTATTGTCACCGGAGGATAAGCAGGTTTTGATAGCGTGGTTTAGCACAATGGAAGACAGCATTAAATAA
- a CDS encoding heavy metal translocating P-type ATPase, translating to MATNRENIYIPLEDVESEHCALIVEKGLAQVKGVETHKVELNNRRAVITVDSNETVGEAVKAIKDLGYGVPTVKSAFPVLGMTCASCAGSAESIVKYQPGVVNASVNFATGNLTVEYLPNMTDASTLQKAVQGVGYDLLIEDETKQQETLEGIHEKKFRTLKNKTIWAIILSLPVVIIGMFFMDMPYADPIMWLFSTPVVIWLGRDFFVNAWKQAKHRSANMDTLVALSTGIAYLFSVFNMLFADFWHQRGLHAHVYFEAAAVIIAFILLGKLLEERAKGNTSSAIKKLMGLQPKTVIVVQADGTEKQTAIEDVSAGDVILVKPGEKIAVDGMVISGNSYVDESMLSGEPVPVLKKEKEKVFAGTINQKGSFRFRAVKVGKETMLAHIIKMVQDAQGSKAPVQKLVDRIAGIFVPTVIGIAILTFTLWLILGGENGVVQGLLAAVTVLVIACPCALGLATPTAIMVGVGKGAENGILIKDAESLELAKKVNAIVLDKTGTITEGRPQVTGIKWLNNEDTAKEILLSIEKQSEHPLAEAVVKHLGDVATTSLSMFDSITGKGAKADHDNETYYVGNKKLLAENNIAIAGELQDQAEEWGKQSKTVIWFANSKKALAVIAIADKIKETSVQAIREMQEMGIDLYMLTGDNEATAKAIAEQTGIKHYKAEVLPQHKADFVKELQSKGKVVAMVGDGINDSTALATADVSIAMGKGSDIAMDVAKMTIISSDLTKIPQAIRLSKQTVATIKQNLFWAFIYNVIGIPVAAGILYPVNGFLLNPMIAGAAMALSSVSVVSNSLRLKWKK from the coding sequence ATGGCGACAAACAGAGAAAATATATACATTCCATTGGAGGATGTAGAAAGCGAACACTGTGCATTAATCGTTGAAAAGGGATTGGCACAGGTAAAAGGCGTAGAAACCCATAAAGTAGAGCTGAACAACCGAAGGGCAGTGATTACAGTAGATAGCAATGAAACCGTAGGCGAGGCTGTTAAGGCAATTAAAGATTTAGGTTACGGAGTTCCTACGGTTAAAAGTGCTTTTCCGGTATTGGGCATGACCTGTGCATCCTGTGCGGGCAGTGCCGAAAGCATTGTGAAATACCAACCGGGAGTAGTTAATGCTTCCGTGAACTTTGCAACGGGCAATCTTACCGTGGAATATCTGCCCAATATGACCGATGCCTCCACCCTGCAAAAAGCGGTTCAGGGAGTAGGTTACGACCTATTGATTGAAGACGAAACCAAGCAGCAGGAAACGCTCGAAGGCATCCACGAAAAGAAATTCCGAACCTTGAAAAACAAGACCATTTGGGCAATTATCCTTTCCCTGCCCGTGGTAATCATAGGAATGTTCTTTATGGATATGCCCTATGCAGACCCGATAATGTGGCTCTTTTCCACGCCCGTTGTAATATGGTTGGGCAGGGATTTTTTTGTAAACGCTTGGAAGCAGGCAAAGCACCGTTCCGCCAATATGGATACGCTGGTGGCATTGAGTACAGGTATTGCCTACCTGTTCAGTGTTTTCAATATGCTGTTTGCCGACTTTTGGCATCAACGGGGACTGCATGCTCACGTATATTTTGAAGCGGCTGCCGTTATTATCGCATTCATCCTCTTGGGAAAACTGCTGGAAGAAAGAGCCAAAGGCAACACCTCTTCAGCCATTAAGAAGCTGATGGGCTTGCAGCCAAAAACGGTCATCGTGGTACAGGCGGACGGAACGGAAAAGCAGACCGCTATCGAAGACGTAAGCGCAGGCGATGTGATACTCGTAAAGCCCGGTGAAAAGATTGCGGTAGACGGCATGGTCATATCGGGCAATTCGTATGTGGACGAAAGCATGTTAAGCGGTGAGCCTGTACCTGTATTGAAAAAAGAAAAAGAAAAAGTATTTGCAGGAACGATTAACCAAAAAGGCAGCTTCCGGTTCAGGGCGGTAAAAGTGGGCAAAGAAACCATGCTTGCCCACATCATCAAAATGGTGCAGGATGCACAGGGAAGCAAAGCACCCGTACAGAAACTGGTCGATAGGATTGCGGGCATCTTTGTTCCCACAGTGATAGGTATTGCCATCCTGACATTTACGCTATGGTTGATTTTGGGAGGCGAAAACGGGGTTGTTCAAGGTCTGTTGGCAGCCGTTACGGTATTGGTCATTGCCTGCCCCTGTGCTTTAGGCTTAGCGACACCCACCGCTATTATGGTAGGCGTTGGTAAAGGTGCTGAAAATGGCATTTTGATAAAGGATGCCGAAAGTTTGGAACTGGCCAAAAAAGTAAATGCCATCGTTTTGGACAAAACCGGAACCATCACCGAGGGAAGACCACAGGTAACGGGCATTAAATGGCTGAACAATGAGGACACTGCAAAAGAAATCCTTTTGAGCATCGAAAAGCAATCCGAGCATCCATTGGCAGAAGCCGTAGTGAAGCATCTTGGCGATGTAGCGACCACCTCTTTATCCATGTTCGACAGCATTACGGGCAAAGGCGCAAAAGCAGACCATGATAACGAAACCTATTATGTAGGCAACAAAAAGCTATTGGCAGAAAACAACATTGCCATTGCCGGAGAATTACAAGACCAGGCCGAAGAATGGGGCAAACAGTCTAAAACCGTTATCTGGTTTGCAAACAGCAAAAAGGCTCTTGCTGTAATCGCTATCGCCGATAAGATTAAGGAAACATCGGTGCAGGCTATCCGGGAAATGCAGGAAATGGGCATTGACCTGTATATGCTGACCGGAGATAATGAAGCTACCGCTAAAGCCATTGCGGAGCAGACAGGCATCAAGCATTACAAAGCCGAAGTTTTGCCACAGCATAAAGCCGACTTTGTGAAAGAACTGCAAAGTAAAGGAAAGGTAGTGGCAATGGTGGGCGATGGTATCAACGACAGCACCGCATTGGCAACAGCCGATGTAAGTATCGCAATGGGCAAAGGCAGCGACATCGCAATGGACGTAGCCAAGATGACCATCATTTCGTCCGACCTGACCAAGATACCGCAGGCAATACGCTTGTCCAAACAGACCGTAGCCACCATCAAGCAAAACCTGTTCTGGGCGTTTATCTACAACGTAATCGGCATTCCGGTAGCGGCAGGCATCCTTTACCCTGTTAACGGCTTCCTGCTCAACCCGATGATTGCGGGTGCGGCAATGGCATTGAGCAGCGTGAGCGTGGTCAGTAACAGCCTGCGGTTGAAGTGGAAGAAATAA
- a CDS encoding heavy metal translocating P-type ATPase — protein MHPQVLKDEPGKCPLCGMALVPVGGSSVSHVQKSGHGHSGHSQHGHADENFNKHEGHHTGDFLTRFWISLVITIPILLLSHMIQQWLGFSLAFNGDKYVLLALGTVIYCYGGLPFLKGMIGEVKAKAIGMMTLVAIAISVAYVYSVAVVFGLQGMDFFWELATLIDIMLLGHWLEMRSQMAASRALQSLVALLPNDVTVERGGEAVKIKLEDLQSGETAIIKPGEKIPADGLVLEGLSYINESMLTGESVPVKKEKDGKVIAGSINGDGALKVKVTAVGKDSYLNRVINLVQEAQATKSNTQNLADKVAKWLTFIAIAVGIGTFAYWYASSGDIAFALERMVTVMVTACPHALGVAIPLVVAISTTLSATNGLLIRNRTAFETTRKLSTVIFDKTGTLTKGSHAVEKVIPLTDEYNADEVIQYAAAVQQNSEHHIAKGIMATLKEKSLALWKSENFSYMQGIGVKGVVNGKNVVAGGPNYFTENHLSLPEIPNEINQEAETVNFVLIDDRVIGIITLADSIREGSAQAIEELKKMGIKSFLLTGDNDRIAAAVAGKLGMDGYLANVLPHNKQEKVKEFQAKGEIVAMTGDGVNDAPALAQADVGIAVGSGTDVAAETADIILVDSDPRDVVKLIDFGKLTYKKMVQNLIWAVGYNVVAIPLAAGVLYPNFILSPAMGAVLMSVSTIVVAINASLLKIKK, from the coding sequence ATGCACCCGCAGGTGCTAAAAGACGAACCAGGCAAATGCCCGCTTTGTGGCATGGCACTGGTTCCCGTTGGCGGTAGCTCAGTTTCTCATGTACAAAAATCAGGACATGGGCATTCCGGGCATTCTCAACATGGCCATGCTGACGAAAACTTTAATAAACATGAGGGACATCATACAGGTGATTTCCTCACTCGTTTTTGGATAAGCCTTGTCATTACAATCCCTATACTGCTCCTGTCGCACATGATACAGCAATGGTTAGGTTTCTCGCTTGCTTTCAATGGCGATAAATATGTGTTGCTGGCATTGGGTACGGTGATTTATTGCTATGGAGGCTTACCATTCCTAAAGGGAATGATTGGCGAGGTGAAAGCCAAAGCCATAGGGATGATGACACTTGTTGCTATCGCCATATCCGTAGCCTATGTCTATTCCGTAGCCGTTGTATTTGGCTTGCAGGGTATGGATTTCTTTTGGGAACTGGCAACCCTAATTGACATCATGCTGTTAGGGCATTGGCTGGAAATGCGTTCCCAAATGGCTGCTTCACGGGCATTACAGTCATTGGTAGCGTTACTGCCCAACGATGTTACCGTGGAACGAGGCGGAGAAGCCGTAAAGATAAAGCTCGAAGACCTGCAAAGCGGTGAAACAGCTATCATAAAACCGGGTGAAAAAATTCCAGCCGATGGATTGGTACTGGAGGGGCTTTCGTATATCAACGAAAGTATGCTTACCGGAGAAAGTGTTCCCGTAAAAAAGGAAAAGGACGGAAAGGTCATCGCAGGCTCTATCAATGGTGATGGTGCGCTGAAAGTTAAGGTAACAGCCGTTGGAAAAGACAGCTACCTGAACAGGGTTATCAATCTTGTGCAGGAGGCGCAGGCTACTAAGTCCAATACACAGAACCTTGCGGACAAAGTTGCCAAATGGCTCACCTTTATTGCCATTGCCGTGGGCATAGGCACATTTGCCTATTGGTATGCAAGCAGTGGAGATATTGCCTTTGCGCTTGAAAGAATGGTGACGGTGATGGTAACGGCCTGTCCGCACGCATTGGGCGTGGCTATCCCGTTGGTGGTCGCCATTTCCACAACGCTTTCGGCGACCAATGGTCTGCTCATCCGCAACCGTACGGCATTTGAAACCACCCGCAAACTTTCCACCGTCATTTTTGATAAGACCGGAACGCTTACCAAAGGTTCCCATGCCGTAGAAAAGGTTATACCGTTAACGGATGAATACAATGCCGATGAGGTTATCCAGTATGCTGCCGCAGTACAGCAAAATTCGGAACACCATATCGCCAAAGGCATTATGGCTACATTGAAAGAAAAGAGCCTTGCCTTATGGAAGTCTGAAAACTTCAGCTATATGCAGGGCATAGGTGTTAAAGGTGTTGTGAACGGGAAAAATGTCGTAGCTGGCGGCCCGAATTATTTCACCGAAAACCACCTTTCCCTGCCGGAAATTCCAAACGAAATCAATCAAGAGGCCGAAACGGTCAACTTTGTCCTCATTGATGACCGGGTAATCGGCATCATTACTTTGGCAGACAGCATCCGTGAGGGTTCGGCACAGGCGATTGAGGAACTCAAAAAAATGGGCATCAAGTCCTTTCTGCTCACCGGGGACAACGACAGGATTGCTGCTGCCGTAGCCGGAAAATTGGGTATGGACGGGTATTTGGCTAATGTGCTTCCGCACAACAAGCAGGAGAAAGTAAAGGAGTTTCAGGCAAAAGGCGAAATCGTAGCAATGACTGGTGATGGTGTAAATGATGCACCTGCACTGGCACAGGCAGATGTGGGCATTGCCGTGGGTTCCGGTACGGACGTGGCTGCCGAAACAGCGGATATCATATTGGTAGACAGCGACCCGAGGGATGTGGTCAAACTGATTGACTTCGGCAAACTTACCTACAAAAAGATGGTACAGAACCTGATATGGGCGGTTGGCTACAACGTAGTGGCAATACCGCTTGCGGCGGGCGTACTCTATCCGAATTTTATTCTAAGTCCCGCTATGGGTGCTGTGCTGATGAGTGTAAGCACCATTGTAGTGGCTATTAACGCAAGTTTATTAAAAATCAAAAAATAA
- a CDS encoding DUF3347 domain-containing protein — translation MKSLSKIVMVIAVLLSSINGFAQIKNAKTETVKIYGNCGMCKTTIEKAGNVKKVASVDWNKDTKMATLTYDGDKTNQDEILKRIALAGYDSEKFRAPDDVYAKLAGCCQYDRPVKTVAKNKEAGMDMNAGHGNHDHSQMAANKDAAQNQSQLKAVFDNYFSVKDALIKTDAATASAKAAELAASLKAVDMNKLSAEEHTAWMKVMQDLTANAESISKSKDVAKQRSAFAALSGSIYTLAKVSKQDTPVYYQHCPMYNGGKGANWLSKENAVKNPYYGSQMLTCGSTVETIK, via the coding sequence ATGAAATCATTATCAAAAATAGTGATGGTAATCGCCGTGTTACTATCATCAATAAACGGCTTCGCACAAATCAAGAATGCGAAAACAGAAACCGTAAAGATTTACGGCAATTGTGGTATGTGCAAAACCACCATCGAAAAAGCAGGTAACGTAAAAAAGGTAGCCAGCGTGGACTGGAACAAAGATACCAAGATGGCTACGCTCACCTATGACGGCGACAAAACAAATCAGGATGAAATCCTGAAACGTATTGCTTTGGCTGGTTATGACAGTGAGAAGTTCCGTGCGCCGGATGACGTATATGCTAAACTGGCTGGTTGCTGCCAGTATGATAGACCCGTGAAGACGGTTGCCAAAAACAAGGAGGCGGGAATGGACATGAATGCCGGACATGGCAATCACGACCATAGTCAAATGGCAGCTAACAAAGATGCAGCCCAAAACCAATCACAGCTAAAGGCTGTATTTGACAACTACTTTTCAGTGAAAGATGCTTTGATAAAAACCGATGCGGCGACCGCATCTGCCAAAGCCGCTGAATTGGCTGCATCCCTTAAAGCAGTCGATATGAATAAGCTATCGGCAGAGGAACATACGGCTTGGATGAAAGTGATGCAGGACTTGACGGCCAATGCGGAAAGCATTTCAAAATCAAAAGATGTTGCAAAACAAAGAAGTGCTTTTGCGGCACTTTCGGGAAGCATCTACACACTGGCCAAAGTGTCTAAACAGGATACTCCCGTTTATTACCAGCACTGCCCTATGTACAATGGAGGTAAGGGAGCCAATTGGCTAAGTAAAGAGAATGCTGTTAAAAACCCATATTACGGCTCACAGATGCTTACCTGCGGCAGTACGGTCGAAACCATTAAATAA
- a CDS encoding DUF3347 domain-containing protein, translated as MKNLTLSIIAVIMAFVTVSCNQASNKNEQSSNDTAVVSQEHPASHLKGDDTATTPDVSGTPSGQDAEAKNFSIAPIVTDYLSLKNALVSDDDKAAASAGKKLLATLNKMDMKSIPADKHKKYMDIADDAKEHAEHIGENVGNIHHQREHLASLGEDLKDLIDLFGTSQTLYQDHCPMFNDGKGAVWFSENKEIKNPYYGSKMLTCGKVEKTINSK; from the coding sequence ATGAAAAATCTAACATTATCAATCATTGCTGTTATCATGGCATTTGTAACAGTATCATGCAATCAGGCATCCAACAAAAACGAGCAGTCTTCAAATGATACTGCTGTTGTATCACAAGAACATCCTGCTTCCCACTTAAAAGGGGATGACACTGCAACTACCCCCGACGTTAGCGGTACACCGAGCGGTCAGGATGCAGAAGCTAAAAACTTTTCTATTGCACCTATAGTTACCGATTATCTATCATTAAAGAATGCTCTTGTTTCGGACGATGACAAAGCTGCCGCCAGTGCAGGGAAAAAACTGTTAGCTACGTTGAACAAAATGGATATGAAATCCATTCCTGCCGATAAACACAAAAAGTACATGGACATAGCAGACGATGCAAAAGAGCATGCAGAACATATTGGCGAAAATGTTGGTAATATCCACCACCAGCGGGAACATTTAGCCTCACTTGGCGAAGATTTGAAAGACCTGATTGATTTGTTCGGTACATCGCAAACATTGTATCAGGACCATTGTCCGATGTTCAATGACGGTAAGGGTGCTGTTTGGTTCAGCGAAAACAAGGAAATCAAAAACCCTTACTACGGTTCTAAAATGCTGACCTGCGGTAAGGTGGAAAAAACAATTAACAGCAAATAA
- a CDS encoding RteC domain-containing protein has translation MKWTASKTALTELIYALYAHGAFNNGNTEIKLIAKTFEDAFNIELGDFYHTFMELKARKINRTKFLDRLCEALIKKMDEQDEKQ, from the coding sequence CTGAAATGGACGGCAAGCAAAACAGCACTCACGGAACTCATTTATGCACTGTACGCCCACGGTGCATTTAACAATGGGAATACAGAAATAAAATTGATAGCCAAAACGTTTGAAGATGCCTTCAATATTGAGTTAGGCGACTTTTACCATACGTTTATGGAACTTAAAGCCCGCAAAATAAACCGAACGAAATTCCTCGACAGGCTGTGTGAAGCACTGATAAAGAAAATGGACGAACAAGATGAAAAACAGTAA
- a CDS encoding helix-turn-helix domain-containing protein: MNTIFIKNMVCDRCIMVVQNELEKLGLDAKNIKLGEVILSKEITSLEKENLSKTLEPLGFEVIDDKKGRIIEKIKNIIIDLVHHQDSDVKTNLSDVLSDKLHHDYNYLSNLFSEVEGTTIEKYFIAQKVEKVKELLVYDELSLSEIANRLNYSSVAYLSNQFKKVTGLTPSHFKQIKEDKRKPLDKV; this comes from the coding sequence ATGAATACAATCTTTATTAAAAATATGGTTTGCGACCGTTGCATTATGGTGGTACAAAACGAATTGGAAAAACTGGGATTAGATGCTAAAAATATAAAACTGGGCGAAGTTATTCTTTCCAAAGAAATAACATCTCTGGAAAAAGAGAATTTGTCCAAAACTTTAGAGCCATTAGGATTTGAAGTAATTGACGATAAAAAAGGCAGGATAATAGAAAAGATAAAGAACATTATCATTGACCTGGTACACCATCAGGATAGTGATGTAAAAACCAACCTTTCCGATGTATTGAGTGACAAATTGCATCACGATTACAATTACCTGTCCAATCTGTTTTCAGAGGTAGAGGGTACAACCATTGAAAAATACTTTATCGCCCAAAAGGTGGAGAAAGTCAAAGAATTGTTGGTGTATGATGAGTTGTCATTAAGTGAGATTGCGAACCGCCTAAATTATTCGAGCGTGGCATATTTGAGTAACCAGTTTAAAAAAGTTACCGGGCTAACACCAAGCCATTTCAAACAGATTAAAGAGGATAAAAGAAAACCGTTGGATAAAGTGTAA